Part of the Jatrophihabitans sp. GAS493 genome, GAGATCCGGCCACCCAGTAGCGGCTGCGTACGCAATAGGCGACTCGGGTGACGACCTAGGCGTCGCGGACAACGCCGGTGAAGATCGCTGCGAGGTCGCGGTCGCGGTCAGCCTCAGCGGTGATGAGCACTTGGTCTCCTGCCTGCAATCTGGTGTTGCCGCGGACGCGGATGGGTTGGCTGTCCCGCACCAGCAAGCTGATCCAGGCATTCTCCGGGAGCTTCGGCATGTCGTCGACGCGGCGTCCATCGGCGTATGCACCGGCCACGACCGTCAGCCGGTGGATGTTCTCGGGTTCCACGGTCATGCGTACGCCGAGCGCCCAAGGCTTGGGAGTGGTGACGCGCATCGGCACGTTCAGCCATCCGGCGACTGTCGGCACGAGGCTGCCCTGTACGAGGACGGAGAAGGCGACGACGATGACGACGATCCCGTACAGACGTGCGGCGTCGTCGACGTGGGAGGCGAGGATGAAACCGCCGAGCAGGATTGGGACGGCGCCTTTGAGACCGGCGAACAGCACGAAGTTGCGTTCGTTCGGTTTCAGCCGCGCCGGAATGAGGCACAGCCCGACGAAGACCGGACGGATCACTACCGCGAGGACGGTACCGATGACCAGCCCCGGACCCCATACGTCAGGATGTCCGAGTTCGTCCAGGTCAACGGTCAGTCCGAGCACGATAAAGGCGACGATCTCGCCGAGGCTGGCCAACGCGGAGTGGAACAGTTCGATCTCGCGCTTGTACGGTGCTCGTTCGTCGCCGAGCAGAATCCCCGCGATGAAGACGGCGAGAAAGCCCGAGCCGTGGGCCAGGGTTGCGGTGCCGAAAAGGATGAAGGCGCAGGCCAGCGTCCGCAACGGATACAGCCCCTCGCTGGGTAGCGGCACGGCCCGGATGAACCACAACAAGAGCCGACCGCCGAGGACGCCGACGGCCGCGCCGACGCCCATCTGCAGCAGAAACTCTCCGGCTACATGCGCGAATGCGCCGGCACTGAGACCGTGGGCAGTGATGAGGCTGGCCATCAGGGCGATCCCGACCGGATCGTTCGCACCGGACTCGCCTTCCAGGATCGTGCCACTGCGGCCTTCGACCTCCCGCTGGCCGAGGACGGAGAACACCACGGCCGGGTCGGTCGGGGAGATGGCGGTAGCTACCAGGAGCGCCAGGTACCAGGACAGCCCGAACGCATAGTGGATGAACGCGGCGGCTGCCGCGGCGGTGAGGAACGTGCCGAGGACGCCGGTCATGGCGATCGGCCCGGCCGCCGAGCGAACCCTGGACCAGCCGATGTTCAGACCGCCGGAAAACAGAACACAGATCAGCGCGACGGTGACCAGTCGCTCCACGAGTTGCTCGGGCTCGTGAAGCTCAGGGGCGGCTTTCACGGCAACCGCGGCGGCGACCAGCACCAGCAACGGCGCAGGGATCTTGATGCGCTCGGTCAACCGATTCGACAGCAACGCCACGAGCAGCACGACGGCGACCAGCAGGATCAGCCGGGCGAAGGTGTACGTGTCTGACATGACCCTCCGAGGCTCGGGCTCGCATTTTCTGTATCAGCAGCCACAGGGGACAGTGAGGACGTTGCCGACCAGAATTCCCGGCCCACCGACGGCCAGCCTAGCCGAGAAGCGGGCCTGGGAGGTTCGGTTCCGCGGATCGGCCTGGGCCCGCGTGAAGGATGGCCTTGGTCTCATCTTGGTTATTCGTCACTGCAATTGTTGCAGACTGCAAGTATGACTTTGAGTGCTGCGCAACCTCGTACGCGCCTGACTGCACCTCGGATTCGACCGGAGAGCCGCGCCGGCCTGTTGCTGCTGTCACTGGTAGTCGGTGTCGGAGCAGGCTTCGGTGCGATCGCGTTTCGATACATGATCCGTGGCCTCACCCGGCTGTTCACCGGGTTCGACGACTATGCGGGACTCGGACACGTCGCAAATCCGAACGTGTCGGGGGTGGGCCGCTGGTTCGTCCTGCTGACCCCAATCGTTGCCGGCCTGCTCTACGGGCCGTTGGTGTACCGGTTCGCGCGTGAGGCCCGCGGCCATGGGGTGCCGGAGGTGATGGTCGCGGTCGCGCGCAACGGCGGACGGATTCGCCCCCAGGTCGCGGCGGTCAAGGCCCTGGCCTCAGCCTTGTGCATCGGCGGCGGCGGCTCGGTGGGGCGGGAGGGACCGATCGTTCAGATCGGGTCCGCGCTCGGCTCGTCGCTGGCGCAGCTGGTTCGGCTGGATGACCGTCATGTGAAGCTGCTCGTCGCCTGTGGTGCGGCCGGTGGCATCGCGGCGACCTTCAACGCTCCGCTGGCCGGCGTGTTCTTCGCGATGGAGATCATCCTGCGCGAGTGGGTGACCCAATCCTTCGGGATGGTCGTGCTCTCCTCGGTCACTGCGAGTGTGATCGCCCGGTCGATCTTGGGCAACAACCCGTTCCTGACGCTGCCCTCCTTTCAGATCGAACACCTGATGCAGTACCCGCTGTTCGCCGTCCTCGGTGTAATCGCAGGGTTGACCGGGGTGGTGTTCTCCAGGGTGCTTTATGCGATCGAAGATGCCTGCGACTGGGCGTGGCGCGGCCCGGAATGGCTGCGTCCGGCCGCCGGTGGGGTGCTGCTCGGCGGCCTGCTGCTGGTACTGCCCGAAATGTATGGCGTGGGCTACCCGGTGCTAGGCAAGGCGGTGGCCGGCGGCTACGCGATCGGATTCCTCTGCGCGCTGCTGGTCGGGAAGCTGGTGGCCTGCAGCCTGACCATCGGCATCGGCGGCTCCGGTGGTGTCTTCGCGCCGAGCCTGTTCTGCGGGGCGATGCTCGGGGCGGCGTTCGGTCAGGTGGTGCATTCGGTGGCGCCCACCACTGGCGGCTCGG contains:
- a CDS encoding chloride channel protein, translated to MTLSAAQPRTRLTAPRIRPESRAGLLLLSLVVGVGAGFGAIAFRYMIRGLTRLFTGFDDYAGLGHVANPNVSGVGRWFVLLTPIVAGLLYGPLVYRFAREARGHGVPEVMVAVARNGGRIRPQVAAVKALASALCIGGGGSVGREGPIVQIGSALGSSLAQLVRLDDRHVKLLVACGAAGGIAATFNAPLAGVFFAMEIILREWVTQSFGMVVLSSVTASVIARSILGNNPFLTLPSFQIEHLMQYPLFAVLGVIAGLTGVVFSRVLYAIEDACDWAWRGPEWLRPAAGGVLLGGLLLVLPEMYGVGYPVLGKAVAGGYAIGFLCALLVGKLVACSLTIGIGGSGGVFAPSLFCGAMLGAAFGQVVHSVAPTTGGSAGAYALVGMGAVFAGAARAPITAIVILFELTGEYSIILPLMLAVSVAAGVSHLVSHDTVYTRKLLRRGIDIDEPADARLRRRPASAFMAAPPESLRIDDDLRSVAARFATTGDSQLPVIDDTGNYVGVVAAHQVLDAVAAGESSDVLHLVDKTEPCPADAPMAEILRRLDRGEGAVPICDSDGALSGWVRHRDILSTLTQSP
- a CDS encoding potassium/proton antiporter; translated protein: MSDTYTFARLILLVAVVLLVALLSNRLTERIKIPAPLLVLVAAAVAVKAAPELHEPEQLVERLVTVALICVLFSGGLNIGWSRVRSAAGPIAMTGVLGTFLTAAAAAAFIHYAFGLSWYLALLVATAISPTDPAVVFSVLGQREVEGRSGTILEGESGANDPVGIALMASLITAHGLSAGAFAHVAGEFLLQMGVGAAVGVLGGRLLLWFIRAVPLPSEGLYPLRTLACAFILFGTATLAHGSGFLAVFIAGILLGDERAPYKREIELFHSALASLGEIVAFIVLGLTVDLDELGHPDVWGPGLVIGTVLAVVIRPVFVGLCLIPARLKPNERNFVLFAGLKGAVPILLGGFILASHVDDAARLYGIVVIVVAFSVLVQGSLVPTVAGWLNVPMRVTTPKPWALGVRMTVEPENIHRLTVVAGAYADGRRVDDMPKLPENAWISLLVRDSQPIRVRGNTRLQAGDQVLITAEADRDRDLAAIFTGVVRDA